The following proteins are encoded in a genomic region of Cryptomeria japonica chromosome 11, Sugi_1.0, whole genome shotgun sequence:
- the LOC131043485 gene encoding uncharacterized protein LOC131043485 isoform X2, with protein MEAQAVDKSTEIKSSKKIEIYENKPNIAHSQKAAAVGVETKSKVKAAATDTTTVATIKDEEEKVGVDDGSVGASSTREIAVTAKRPTSPPRVDSPSPEQNN; from the exons ATGGAAGCTCAAGCAGTTGATAAGAGCACTGAGATTAAAAGCAGCAAAAAGATTGAGATTTATGAGAATAAACCCAACATTGCTCATTCACAAAAGGCGGCTGCAGTTGGTGTAGAAACCAAATCCAAAGTTAAAGCAGCAGCTACAGACACTACCACCGTAGCCACTATAAAAG ACGAGGAAGAGAAGGTTGGCGTGGAT GATGGGAGTGTGGGTGCAAGTTCAACACGGGAAATAGCAGTGACAGCAAAGAGACCTACTTCTCCTCCTCGTGTTGACTCTCCTTCCCCTGAACAAAACAACTGA
- the LOC131043485 gene encoding uncharacterized protein LOC131043485 isoform X1 yields MEAQAVDKSTEIKSSKKIEIYENKPNIAHSQKAAAVGVETKSKVKAAATDTTTVATIKDEEEKVGVDKDGSVGASSTREIAVTAKRPTSPPRVDSPSPEQNN; encoded by the exons ATGGAAGCTCAAGCAGTTGATAAGAGCACTGAGATTAAAAGCAGCAAAAAGATTGAGATTTATGAGAATAAACCCAACATTGCTCATTCACAAAAGGCGGCTGCAGTTGGTGTAGAAACCAAATCCAAAGTTAAAGCAGCAGCTACAGACACTACCACCGTAGCCACTATAAAAG ACGAGGAAGAGAAGGTTGGCGTGGAT AAGGATGGGAGTGTGGGTGCAAGTTCAACACGGGAAATAGCAGTGACAGCAAAGAGACCTACTTCTCCTCCTCGTGTTGACTCTCCTTCCCCTGAACAAAACAACTGA
- the LOC131043485 gene encoding uncharacterized protein LOC131043485 isoform X3 yields the protein MEAQAVDKSTEIKSSKKIEIYENKPNIAHSQKAAAVGVETKSKVKAAATDTTTVATIKDEEEKVGVDECGCKFNTGNSSDSKETYFSSSC from the exons ATGGAAGCTCAAGCAGTTGATAAGAGCACTGAGATTAAAAGCAGCAAAAAGATTGAGATTTATGAGAATAAACCCAACATTGCTCATTCACAAAAGGCGGCTGCAGTTGGTGTAGAAACCAAATCCAAAGTTAAAGCAGCAGCTACAGACACTACCACCGTAGCCACTATAAAAG ACGAGGAAGAGAAGGTTGGCGTGGATG AGTGTGGGTGCAAGTTCAACACGGGAAATAGCAGTGACAGCAAAGAGACCTACTTCTCCTCCTCGTGTTGA